The DNA segment GCTGCTCGGCACGCGCCTCGACCCGTACACGCTGCTCGACGAGCTGCTGCGCATCGAGGTCGAGAACGGCCGCGACCGCACCGACCCGCAGGCCGAGCGCTGGGGCGACCGCACCCTCGACCTCGATCTCATCGCGCTCGATCAGCTCGAGATCGACTCCGAGGTGCTGCAGCTGCCGCATCCGCGCGCGCACGAGCGCGACTTCGTGCTCGCGCCCTGGTTCGAGCTGCAGCCGGATGCGGAGCTCATCGGCCACGGCCCCATCGCCGCGCTGCTCGAGCGCCTGCGCGCGACCGGCCCCGAGTCCGACGCGGGGGCACCGTGACCCGCACCCGCCCGCTCACGCTCATCGCCGCGGCGCTGCTCGGCGTCGCCGCGGCCTTCGCCCTCGACACGGTGCTGGCGATGCGCGGGCTCGCGGTCGTCGTTCCGCCGATCTCGCTCGCCGTCGCGCTCGTGCTGATCGGCGCCGTGCTTGTCGCCCTCGCCTGGCCGGTGCGCCGGGCGGCGACGGGCGAGCGGCGCATCGACCCGTTCTACGCCCTGCGCGTGGTCGTGCTCGCCCAGGCCAGCGCACTCGCCGGGGCGCTGCTCGCCGGGGCGTCGGCGGGCATCCTGCTGTACCTCGTGACGCGCACGGTCGTGCCGTTAGGCTCGAGCCTGGCTGCAGGGGGAACCGTGGTGGCCGCGGTGCTGCTGCTGATCGCCGCGCTCGTCGCCGAGCACTGGTGCGCCCTGCCGCCCGACGACCCGACCGAGGAGGCCGCCCCGTGACCGACAGCGCCGAGAAGACTGAGCACGCCGAGAAGGCCGACAGCGCCGAGAGGGCCGACAGCGCCGTCCAGACGGAGCAGACCGAGCCCCGCAGTCTCACCCGCCCCGAGACGGAATGGCAGCGGGTCTCTCCCCGGTACATCCCGGTCGACATGCTCGGAACCTTGATCTTCGGCGCGATCGCGACGGTCGCCGGCTTCATCCCGTTCTGGTTCGGCTGGCAGGAGGGCTGGTTCATCGGCGCCGGCCTCGGCGCGATCTTCCTCGTCATCCTCGCCCTGACCCCGCGCCGGGTGCGGGCCATCGGCTACCTGCTGCGCGAGGACGACCTGCTGTTCCGCCGCGGCATCATGTTCCAGCGCTTCGTGGCCGTGCCGTACGGCCGCATGCAGCTGGTCGACATCAGCCGCGGGCCGATCGCCCGCGCGTTCGGCCTCGCCGAGCTCAAGTTCGTGACGGCGGCCGCCTCGAGCGGCGTGCTCATCCCGGGTCTGCCGCTGGCCGAGGCCGAGCGCCTGCGCGACCACCTCGTCGCGGTCGCCGAGACCCGTCGGGCGGGTCTGTGAGCGACCCGCAGTCGACGCCCGAGCCCGTCGCGCAGCCGGCCGGGGAGCCCGCCGCGCCGTCCACCGCACCGCCCACCGCACCGCCCACCGCACCGCCTGCAGCGCGCACCGACTTCGCCGACGGCGAGTGGCACCGGCTGCACCCGGCGACCCCGCTGTTCCGCGGCGGTCTCGCCGTGCTCGCGATCCTCGGCGTGCTGATCGTCAACCTCCGCGACCGCGTACTCGCGCTCTTCTTCGGAGCCGACGACGACTCCGTGCCGGGCGGCGATCTCGAATCCGACGCGATCGACTTCATCGTGCGCGAGAACCTCGTGCTCGTGGCCCTCGCCGCCGGGGTCGGCGTGCTGCTGCTCGTGGTCCTCGGCTTCTGGCTGTCCTGGCGCGTGCACATGTTCCGCATCACCGACGAGGTCGTCGAGGTGCGCTCCGGCATCCTCTTCCGCACCAACCGCAAGGCGCGCCTCGACCGCATCCAGGGCATCAACATCGCCCGGCCGTTCGTGCCGCGCCTGTTCGGGGCCGCCAAGCTCGAGATCACCGTCGCCGGCAACGACGCGAGCGTGCCGCTGGCCTACCTGCGCGGCACGGATGCCGATGCCCTGCGTCGCGACATCCTCCTGCTCGCATCCGGAGCCCAGCGCCCGACCGCGCCCGCGGAGGGCGCGGGCGGCGACGGCTTCGCGGGCGGCGTGAGCGGGATGCTCGAGCAGCGTGCCGCGGAGCTTCTCGCCCCCGAGCTCGACGTCGAGGTCGCGGCCCCCGAGTCGGTCGTGCGGATGAACCCCGGGCGGCTCATCGGCTCGACCCTGCTCAGCGACACCATGATCGTGCTCGTGGCGATCCTCGTCACGATCGTCGTCACGAGCGTGACCACCGGCGAGCTCGCCCTGCTGTTCGCGATGTTCCCCGGCCTCATCGGCCTCGGCGGCTTCCTCGTCACGCGCATCACGCGCTCGCTGCGCTACTCGATCGCGGCGACGCCCGACGGCGTGCGTGTCGGGTTCGGGCTGCTCTCGACGACGAACGAGACGCTGCCGCCCGGGCGCATCCACTCGGTGAAGGTCAGTCAGCCGCTGCTGTGGCGGCCCGCGGGCTGGTGGCAGATCGCCGTCAACCGCGCGTCGCGCTCGTCGCAGAACGGTGCCGCGGGGCAGCAGCAGACGACGATCCTGCCGGTCGGCAACCTCGACGACGTGCGGGCCGTGCTGCGCCTGCTGCTGCCCGACGTGGCGACCGACGAGGCGATGCCGGTGCTCGAGCAGGGCATCCTGGGCCGCGATGCCGAGGGCGGCTGGACGGTCTCGCCGCCGCGGGCCCGCGCGCTGCGCTGGTTCTCGCGCCGCCGCAACGGCTTCCTGCTCAGCCCGACGGCCGTGCTCCTGCGCCGCGGCGCGATCTGGCGCTCGCTGACGGTGGTGCCGCTCAGTCGAACCCAGTCGGTCGCGGTCGTGCAGGGCCCCCTGCTGCGCGCGCTGCGCCTCGGCGAGGTGCACGTGCACACGGTGTTCGGCCCGATCGTCCCGCAGCTCGGAGCCCTCGACCGCACTGATGCTCTGCGGCTGTTCGACGACGTTGCCGCCGCCTCCGTGAGCGCGGCCCGCACCGACACGAGCCACCGGTGGCGACAGGCGTGAGCGGTCGCGACGGTCGGCTCGGCGTCGGTGTCGTCGGCGCGGGCCGGGTCGGCCCCGTGCTCGCCGCCGCGCTCGCCGCCGCCGGGCACGCCCTCGTCGGCATCTCGGCGGGCACCGACGACGAGCGCGACCGCGTCGAGGCGCTGCTGCCCGGAGCGCCCGTGCTCGACGTGCCGGCCATCGTCGAGCGC comes from the Microcella frigidaquae genome and includes:
- the folK gene encoding 2-amino-4-hydroxy-6-hydroxymethyldihydropteridine diphosphokinase is translated as MSPDNHETHAHRATAVIALGSNLGDREATLQRAVAALDALPESSVLAVSSWHGTVALTLDGLDPAKPAYLNGVALLGTRLDPYTLLDELLRIEVENGRDRTDPQAERWGDRTLDLDLIALDQLEIDSEVLQLPHPRAHERDFVLAPWFELQPDAELIGHGPIAALLERLRATGPESDAGAP
- a CDS encoding DUF3180 family protein, with protein sequence MTRTRPLTLIAAALLGVAAAFALDTVLAMRGLAVVVPPISLAVALVLIGAVLVALAWPVRRAATGERRIDPFYALRVVVLAQASALAGALLAGASAGILLYLVTRTVVPLGSSLAAGGTVVAAVLLLIAALVAEHWCALPPDDPTEEAAP
- a CDS encoding PH domain-containing protein, with amino-acid sequence MPVDMLGTLIFGAIATVAGFIPFWFGWQEGWFIGAGLGAIFLVILALTPRRVRAIGYLLREDDLLFRRGIMFQRFVAVPYGRMQLVDISRGPIARAFGLAELKFVTAAASSGVLIPGLPLAEAERLRDHLVAVAETRRAGL
- a CDS encoding PH domain-containing protein, with amino-acid sequence MSDPQSTPEPVAQPAGEPAAPSTAPPTAPPTAPPAARTDFADGEWHRLHPATPLFRGGLAVLAILGVLIVNLRDRVLALFFGADDDSVPGGDLESDAIDFIVRENLVLVALAAGVGVLLLVVLGFWLSWRVHMFRITDEVVEVRSGILFRTNRKARLDRIQGINIARPFVPRLFGAAKLEITVAGNDASVPLAYLRGTDADALRRDILLLASGAQRPTAPAEGAGGDGFAGGVSGMLEQRAAELLAPELDVEVAAPESVVRMNPGRLIGSTLLSDTMIVLVAILVTIVVTSVTTGELALLFAMFPGLIGLGGFLVTRITRSLRYSIAATPDGVRVGFGLLSTTNETLPPGRIHSVKVSQPLLWRPAGWWQIAVNRASRSSQNGAAGQQQTTILPVGNLDDVRAVLRLLLPDVATDEAMPVLEQGILGRDAEGGWTVSPPRARALRWFSRRRNGFLLSPTAVLLRRGAIWRSLTVVPLSRTQSVAVVQGPLLRALRLGEVHVHTVFGPIVPQLGALDRTDALRLFDDVAAASVSAARTDTSHRWRQA